The Alosa sapidissima isolate fAloSap1 chromosome 6, fAloSap1.pri, whole genome shotgun sequence genome window below encodes:
- the LOC121711104 gene encoding C-C motif chemokine 4 homolog has product MKLSCVVAVAVLVLALCSQGQSQNVDGPDKCCFKYYSKPIPPKAIIRYYLTHPSCTTKAVILITRKGKEVCANPEVQQVQDIMEKLDDLFGTPAPTDSP; this is encoded by the exons ATGAAACTGTcctgtgttgttgctgttgctgtcctTGTTCTGGCCCTCTGCTCCCAGGGACAAAGCCAGA ATGTTGATGGACCGGATAAATGCTGTTTTAAATATTACAGCAAGCCAATTCCACCTAAAGCCATAATACGGTACTATCTTACTCACCCCAGCTGCACCACAAAGGCAGTGAT CCTCATCACAAGGAAGGGCAAAGAAGTGTGCGCCAACCCAGAGGTCCAGCAAGTCCAGGACATTATGGAGAAACTAGACGACCTGTTTGGTACCCCGGCCCCCACCGATTCTCCTTAA